DNA from Candidatus Binatia bacterium:
CCGAGCATGAAGATCACGCCCTCCATCCGATACGTGCCCGGAAGCACGAGCGCCGTCTCTCGCGCAATGTTGCGTTCCGCAGGGAGGCTGTAGCCCGCCGTCGCATCGAGCCCCCAACGACCGAAGTCCCGCCCCAAGCCAACGGCGATCTTCGTGTCTTCACCGTCGAAGACGAGCGGGCTGACGCCGCGCGAGCCGACGATCCGCGACGCTTGGGCAACGGCGAAACGAAGCAGCAGCTGCTCTGGTAACGCGTACTCGGCCGCGAGCGCGAACTTCCATTCGTTCTGCGCGTGCGGAAGGAAGCCATTGTTCGCCTGCGGCGTGAGCTCGTACTCCACCATCGAGCTTCCCAGCGTGCTGGAGTTGGTGAATCGCACCGAGCCCGACAGCGTGAGCTGCTGCGCGCAGTGCCAGGTCGCTCCCAAGAAGACCTGCGTGGGCATCTCCAGGTTGAGGTCGACGTCCTGCCGGCCGACGCCTCGCACCGGCATGCTGCCTCGCATCCAGATCATTCCCGGCGTGCGCACTGACAGGCCGAGCGCCCACTGCTCGGTCGGGCGGACCGTGACTCCCATCATCCCCTGCACCCCGGGACCGTTGATCTTGTAGTGGAAGTCGAGATCGCTAAGCGTGAAGCGCGTGCGGAGTTGCCCGAACAGCGGCTCGACCGCCGCGCCGATCGAGACGTGATCGTCGATCCGGTAGGCCACGCCGAGCGGGAACGTCGCGACGATCGTCTCACTGAAGAAGTGCCCGACGCCGCGGGCGGGATCGGCGTCGAAGTCGAACTTGGAACCGGTCGAACCGTAGGCGCCGAGGGCAAACCGCCAGCGGTCCTGATACGGGATCGAGAGCCCTGCGTCCGGAATCGCCATCACGGCAGTGTTGGTCCCTTTGTAACCCGCCGGCTCCGACGCCTCCACGCGCGCCCAGCCGTAACCGATCCCCAGGGACGAGCTGATCGTGGTCGTATCGAATCGGGTCAAACCAGCCGGGTTCTCGAACAAGGCCGCCGACGGCGTGTGCGGATCCGCGACGCGCGTGCCCATCGTCGCGACGTCCGCTGCTCCAACGGCGGGAGCGAGCAAGGCGGAGGCCCACGCGGTCGTGGGCACGAGCGCGACACATCCCCCGAGCCACAGGGTAGCAGCCGCGCATGCCGCGCGCCGCACCGCGGACACGGGTCGGGAGAGCAACGCCGCGTGCGCTGGGTCGCGAAATCGGTCTGTCGCCTGCATCGGCATAGAGCTTGGCGTCGGGCGCCTCGCCTCGATCGAGCGTCGCGAACACATTCGTCTGCCCCTCCTTGTCATTGCCCCGCTTTCTAGGTCGCGGCGTGCCGGGATAGTACACCGCCGGCTGCCCGTCGGCAGTAATGAAGAACTACTCAGTAGCCCTACACCACATAATCAAGATTTGGTCAATAACGCGTTTTTCGCTATGCTGCCAGGCGACTCATGGCTAAGGTTCGCACGGTGAAGCGCGCGCCAAGCAAGCGCAGGAGGGCGGCGCGCCTGCAGCCGGCGGCGCGGCAAGCGCATCTGGTGCAGGTCGCAGTGCGCGTGTTCGCGCAACGCGGTCTCGGTGCAGCCCGCCCCGTCGATGTGGCCGCGGCGGCGGGCGTCGCCGAGTCGACGGTCTTTGCGTACTTTCCCAGCCGGGAGGCACTCATGAGCGCCGTTCTCGGGGAGGTCGATCGCTTCTGCTCCGGAGTCAACGAGCGCGTGCTGCACCGGATCGAGCGCCCGGCGCCCGAGTTGGTTGTCGAGCTGGCCCGGGCTTTCGCGGAGGTGGTCGATACGCACCCCGACCATGCGCGCGTCTGGCTCGATTGGAGCACGGCGATCCGTGATGACGTCTGGCCGCTCTACCTCGACTTCCAAGAACGCATTATCGCAGAAGTGGCGAAGATGATCCGCCGCGGACAGCGCCAAGGCACCTTCGACCGCGATATGTTCCCCGAGGACGAAGCGCGCATGCTCTATGGCTCGGCCCAGATGGCGGCGCAGATGAAGTTCACTGGGCGCCCGGCGCGCGAGGTGCGTCGGTTCCTCACCTCGATGGCGACCGCCACCTTACGACGGATGGCGCCGAGCGGCGCATGCCCGGGCGCCCGCGGCGCGCGCCGCTCGCGATGAGTGCGAGCGGCGCTACGGCCGCTTCCCGCGTGAATCGAGCCGTGTTCAAATCGCCCTCGGCCGCCGATTGACAGTCGGGCGGGGCCTTGACCGAGCACGACGAGAGCCTCTCCGCTATCATCTGCGGTGATGAAAATCGCGACCTGGAACGTGAACGGCATCCGTGCCCGGCAGACGCAGGTGCTCGAACTGATCGAGCGGGAGCAGCCGGATATTCTGTGTTTGCAGGAACTCAAGGCGAAACCCGAGCAGGTACCGGAGGCGCTGTGCCGCCTTGACGACTCCTGGTGGTACTGGCACGGGGCGGCGGCATACTCCGGCGTCGGGCTGCGCCTCAGTAAGCAGCGCTTTCCCGCAGCGCCGGAGTTCACGCACCCGCCCTTTGACCATGAGACCCGGATGGTTCAGGCACGCCTGGGCGACCTGGTGGTGGCCTCCGTGTACGTGCCCAACGGCGGCAAAGACTACGCGGCCAAGCTGGCGTTTCTCGGCGCGATGGAGGGGTACGTGGCAGGGGTGCACGCTGCCGGGCGCACGCTGATCCTGTGCGGCGACCTCAACG
Protein-coding regions in this window:
- a CDS encoding TetR/AcrR family transcriptional regulator; this encodes MKRAPSKRRRAARLQPAARQAHLVQVAVRVFAQRGLGAARPVDVAAAAGVAESTVFAYFPSREALMSAVLGEVDRFCSGVNERVLHRIERPAPELVVELARAFAEVVDTHPDHARVWLDWSTAIRDDVWPLYLDFQERIIAEVAKMIRRGQRQGTFDRDMFPEDEARMLYGSAQMAAQMKFTGRPAREVRRFLTSMATATLRRMAPSGACPGARGARRSR
- a CDS encoding exodeoxyribonuclease III is translated as MKIATWNVNGIRARQTQVLELIEREQPDILCLQELKAKPEQVPEALCRLDDSWWYWHGAAAYSGVGLRLSKQRFPAAPEFTHPPFDHETRMVQARLGDLVVASVYVPNGGKDYAAKLAFLGAMEGYVAGVHAAGRTLILCGDLNVTRTDRDVHPKERKPNVIGQRPDERALLERVIGCGLVDVGRALDPDNDNLFTWWAPWRNLRQRNIGWRLDYVLASEAVARRATSCPALREFGTSDHGPVIATLAES
- a CDS encoding outer membrane protein transport protein, with amino-acid sequence MQATDRFRDPAHAALLSRPVSAVRRAACAAATLWLGGCVALVPTTAWASALLAPAVGAADVATMGTRVADPHTPSAALFENPAGLTRFDTTTISSSLGIGYGWARVEASEPAGYKGTNTAVMAIPDAGLSIPYQDRWRFALGAYGSTGSKFDFDADPARGVGHFFSETIVATFPLGVAYRIDDHVSIGAAVEPLFGQLRTRFTLSDLDFHYKINGPGVQGMMGVTVRPTEQWALGLSVRTPGMIWMRGSMPVRGVGRQDVDLNLEMPTQVFLGATWHCAQQLTLSGSVRFTNSSTLGSSMVEYELTPQANNGFLPHAQNEWKFALAAEYALPEQLLLRFAVAQASRIVGSRGVSPLVFDGEDTKIAVGLGRDFGRWGLDATAGYSLPAERNIARETALVLPGTYRMEGVIFMLG